A stretch of the Enterobacter mori genome encodes the following:
- the dapE gene encoding succinyl-diaminopimelate desuccinylase: protein MSCPVIELTQQLIRRPSLSPDDAGCQALMIERLRAIGFTVERMDFGDTQNFWAWRGQGETLAFAGHTDVVPAGDADRWINPPFEPTIRDGMLFGRGAADMKGSLAAMVVAAERFVAQHPNHKNRLAFLITSDEEASAHNGTVKVVDALMARNERLDYCLVGEPSSTEVVGDVVKNGRRGSMTCNLTIHGVQGHVAYPHLADNPVHRAAPMLNELVEIEWDKGNAFFPPTSMQIANIKAGTGSNNVIPGDCFVQFNFRFSTELTDEMIKARVIALLEKHQLRYTVEWWVSGQPFLTQRGKLVDAVVNAIAHYNEIKPQLLTTGGTSDGRFIARMGAQVVELGPVNATIHKINECVNAADLQLLARMYQRIMEQLVA, encoded by the coding sequence ATGTCATGCCCGGTCATTGAGCTGACTCAGCAGCTTATCCGCCGTCCTTCCCTTAGCCCGGACGATGCAGGTTGTCAGGCATTAATGATTGAGCGTCTGCGTGCCATCGGTTTTACCGTTGAGCGCATGGATTTTGGCGATACGCAGAACTTCTGGGCCTGGCGCGGTCAGGGGGAAACGCTGGCGTTTGCCGGGCATACGGATGTGGTTCCCGCGGGTGATGCAGACCGCTGGATCAATCCACCGTTTGAACCAACCATCCGCGACGGTATGCTGTTTGGCCGCGGTGCGGCAGACATGAAAGGATCACTGGCGGCCATGGTCGTGGCCGCAGAGCGTTTCGTTGCCCAGCATCCTAATCATAAAAATCGTCTCGCGTTCTTGATCACCTCTGACGAAGAAGCCAGCGCCCATAACGGTACCGTGAAAGTCGTTGACGCGCTGATGGCGCGCAACGAACGGCTGGACTACTGCCTGGTGGGTGAACCCTCCAGCACCGAAGTGGTGGGAGATGTCGTGAAAAACGGTCGTCGCGGGTCCATGACCTGTAATCTGACCATTCACGGTGTGCAGGGGCACGTCGCCTATCCACACCTGGCCGACAACCCAGTGCACCGTGCCGCGCCGATGCTGAACGAACTGGTGGAGATCGAGTGGGACAAAGGCAACGCGTTCTTCCCGCCGACCAGCATGCAGATTGCCAACATCAAGGCCGGAACCGGCAGCAACAACGTCATCCCTGGCGATTGCTTTGTCCAGTTCAACTTCCGCTTCAGCACGGAACTGACCGACGAGATGATCAAAGCCCGCGTGATCGCACTGCTGGAAAAACACCAGCTGCGCTACACCGTGGAGTGGTGGGTGTCTGGCCAACCGTTCCTGACGCAGCGCGGAAAGCTGGTGGATGCGGTAGTGAATGCCATCGCACACTATAATGAAATTAAGCCACAGCTGCTGACAACCGGCGGCACCTCTGACGGACGCTTTATCGCCCGTATGGGTGCACAGGTTGTCGAACTGGGTCCAGTAAACGCGACCATTCACAAAATCAATGAATGTGTCAACGCGGCTGATTTACAACTGCTGGCCCGTATGTATCAACGTATTATGGAGCAGCTCGTCGCCTGA
- a CDS encoding YpfN family protein — MDWLSKYWWILVLVFLVGVLLNVIKDLKRVDHKKFLANKPDLPPHRDFNDKWDDDDDWPKKDQKK, encoded by the coding sequence ATGGACTGGCTTTCAAAGTACTGGTGGATTCTGGTGTTGGTGTTTCTGGTAGGCGTGCTGCTGAACGTGATTAAAGATCTGAAGCGCGTTGACCATAAGAAGTTCCTCGCCAACAAACCGGATCTTCCGCCACATCGTGATTTTAACGACAAGTGGGACGATGACGACGACTGGCCGAAAAAGGACCAGAAGAAGTAA
- the ypfH gene encoding esterase — MKHDHFVVQSPEKPAKQLLLLFHGVGDNAVNMGQIGSWFAPVFPDALIVSIGGVEPCGPEGRQWFSVQGVTEENRQARIDAIMPTFIDTVRYWQQQSGVGADATALIGFSQGSIMSLESVKAQPGLVSRVIAFNGRFATLPDCVTTQTTIHLIHGGEDRVIELSHAVAAQESLIRAGGDVTLDIVDDLGHAIDDRSMQFALDRLRYTVPKHYFDEALSGGKPNDDDIVEFM; from the coding sequence ATGAAACACGACCATTTTGTTGTTCAAAGCCCTGAAAAACCGGCAAAACAGTTACTGCTGCTGTTTCATGGTGTTGGCGATAATGCCGTCAATATGGGGCAAATTGGCAGCTGGTTTGCGCCGGTTTTCCCGGATGCGCTGATTGTCAGCATCGGCGGCGTAGAGCCTTGCGGCCCTGAAGGTCGCCAGTGGTTTTCGGTGCAGGGTGTGACGGAAGAGAACCGTCAGGCCCGCATCGATGCCATCATGCCGACTTTCATTGACACCGTACGCTACTGGCAACAGCAGAGCGGCGTGGGCGCTGACGCCACCGCACTGATTGGTTTTTCACAGGGGTCAATTATGTCGCTGGAGAGCGTGAAAGCGCAGCCGGGGCTGGTATCCCGCGTGATTGCCTTTAACGGTCGTTTCGCAACGTTGCCCGACTGCGTGACGACGCAGACCACCATTCATTTGATCCACGGTGGTGAAGACCGGGTGATTGAGCTTTCACATGCGGTTGCCGCGCAGGAATCGCTTATCCGCGCTGGTGGGGACGTCACGCTGGATATCGTTGACGATCTGGGGCACGCGATTGACGACCGCAGCATGCAGTTTGCGCTCGATCGTTTGCGTTATACCGTGCCGAAGCACTACTTCGACGAAGCGCTCAGCGGTGGTAAGCCGAATGATGATGATATTGTAGAGTTTATGTGA
- a CDS encoding tRNA(Met) cytidine acetyltransferase TmcA: MLPFEHLISQLRRKGHRRLVVLSGDVDWTLTQAVALRDAQPGDWLWLDEHPSKAISRLLGREFQHAVFDARAGFDVSAFAALSGTLRAGSLLVLLVPPFSVWAETPDGDAVRWSDSAEPIATPHFVHHFQRTIAADPDTILWCQNQPLTLPPFPPDTPDWQPASGDPQREQADILRTLLAMNTGVVAVTAPRGRGKSALAGMLLKRIQGTAVVTAPAKGATDVIARFAGEHFHFMAPDALLASTLQADWLIVDEAAAIPGPLLEKLVERFPRVLLTTTVQGYEGTGRGFLLKFCARFSGLQSFTLSTPVRWAAGCPLERVVSDILLFDDALIDQKPEGDVRLASLEPQMWESNPALVAGVYELLCAAHYRTSPLDLRRMMDAPGQHFTVAETDSTLAGALWLVEEGGLSPGLSRAVWAGFRRPRGNLVAQSLAAHGGSPLAATLKGRRITRIAVHPRRQREGIGRRLIRSASGEDYLSVSFGYTDELWRFWQQCGFVLVRIGSHREASSGCFTAMALLPLSEAGHQLCAQAHQRLRRDARVLSAWNGEKIPVSEGWEATLNNDDWQELAGFAFAHRAFSTSVAALTRLLLNVDMPLPLLRGKLAGETDNAGRKSLLANLRKETAQALESLDETRCQQLKDDIMQWQFFQ, encoded by the coding sequence ATGTTGCCGTTTGAACATCTGATTAGCCAGCTCAGGCGTAAAGGTCATCGTCGTTTGGTTGTACTCAGCGGAGATGTGGACTGGACATTGACGCAGGCGGTGGCTCTGCGCGATGCCCAGCCCGGAGACTGGCTCTGGCTGGATGAACACCCGTCGAAAGCCATCAGCAGGCTGCTGGGGCGTGAGTTCCAGCACGCGGTTTTTGATGCTCGCGCGGGGTTCGACGTCTCGGCCTTTGCCGCCCTCAGCGGAACGCTGCGCGCCGGGAGTCTGCTGGTGCTGCTGGTTCCGCCTTTCTCCGTCTGGGCGGAAACACCGGACGGCGACGCTGTTCGCTGGAGCGACAGCGCCGAGCCTATCGCCACGCCGCATTTTGTGCACCATTTCCAGCGCACCATCGCCGCCGACCCTGACACCATTCTGTGGTGCCAAAACCAACCGCTAACGCTTCCTCCGTTTCCTCCTGATACCCCTGACTGGCAGCCAGCCAGCGGCGACCCGCAGCGTGAGCAGGCTGACATCCTGCGCACACTCCTGGCCATGAATACTGGCGTCGTGGCGGTCACGGCACCTCGTGGACGCGGAAAGTCAGCGCTTGCAGGGATGTTGCTAAAGCGTATTCAGGGCACTGCGGTCGTGACTGCACCTGCGAAAGGGGCAACGGATGTCATCGCCCGTTTTGCGGGAGAGCATTTTCACTTTATGGCACCGGATGCGCTGCTCGCTTCGACGCTGCAGGCCGACTGGCTGATTGTCGATGAGGCGGCCGCCATTCCGGGACCGCTTCTTGAAAAGCTGGTTGAACGTTTTCCCCGCGTTCTGTTGACCACTACCGTTCAGGGTTATGAAGGAACAGGTCGCGGTTTCCTGCTGAAGTTTTGCGCCCGGTTCAGCGGGTTGCAGTCTTTCACCTTATCAACACCGGTTCGCTGGGCGGCCGGGTGCCCCCTTGAGCGGGTGGTGTCTGACATTCTGCTGTTTGACGATGCGCTCATCGACCAGAAACCGGAAGGTGACGTGCGTTTAGCGTCGCTGGAGCCGCAGATGTGGGAAAGCAATCCGGCGCTTGTGGCTGGCGTTTATGAGCTGTTATGTGCCGCGCATTACCGCACCTCCCCGCTTGATTTACGCAGGATGATGGACGCGCCGGGCCAACATTTTACCGTTGCTGAAACCGACTCAACCCTCGCCGGTGCCCTCTGGCTGGTGGAGGAGGGCGGCTTATCCCCTGGGCTTAGCCGCGCGGTGTGGGCGGGCTTTCGTCGGCCTCGTGGGAATCTGGTGGCGCAGTCTCTGGCTGCCCACGGCGGCTCGCCTCTGGCGGCGACACTTAAGGGCCGACGGATCACACGTATTGCCGTTCATCCCCGTCGTCAACGGGAAGGTATTGGTCGTCGGCTTATCCGTAGCGCCAGCGGGGAGGATTATCTCTCCGTGAGTTTTGGCTATACCGACGAGCTGTGGCGCTTCTGGCAGCAGTGCGGCTTTGTGCTGGTGCGGATAGGCAGCCACCGCGAAGCGAGCAGCGGCTGCTTCACCGCGATGGCGTTGCTGCCGCTCAGCGAGGCGGGGCATCAGCTGTGCGCGCAGGCACATCAGCGTCTGCGACGTGACGCCCGGGTGCTCTCGGCCTGGAATGGCGAAAAGATCCCGGTATCAGAGGGCTGGGAAGCTACCCTTAATAATGACGACTGGCAGGAGCTGGCGGGGTTTGCCTTTGCGCATCGGGCGTTCTCGACCTCCGTTGCCGCGTTAACCCGCCTGCTGTTAAACGTGGACATGCCGCTCCCGCTTTTGCGCGGAAAATTGGCGGGGGAAACGGATAATGCCGGGCGAAAATCCTTGCTGGCGAACCTGCGAAAAGAAACAGCACAAGCGCTTGAAAGTCTTGATGAAACACGCTGCCAGCAGTTGAAAGACGATATTATGCAATGGCAATTTTTTCAATGA
- the ypfJ gene encoding KPN_02809 family neutral zinc metallopeptidase yields MRWQGRRESDNVEDRRSSGGGGPSMGGPGFRLPSGKGGIILLIVVLVAGYYGVDLTGLMTGEPLQQQQYSQRSISPNEDEAAKFTSVILATTEETWGQQFEKMGRTYQQPKLVMYRGATRTGCGTGQSVMGPFYCPADSTVYIDLSFYDDMKSKLGADGDFAQGYVIAHEVGHHVQKLLGIEPKVRQLQQNASQAEVNRLSVRMELQADCFAGVWGNSMKQQGVLETGDLEEALNAAQAIGDDRLQQQSQGRVVPDSFTHGTSEQRYSWFKRGFDSGDPAQCNTFGKAM; encoded by the coding sequence ATGCGCTGGCAAGGGCGTCGTGAAAGTGACAATGTAGAAGACAGGCGCAGCAGTGGCGGCGGCGGACCTTCAATGGGCGGCCCCGGCTTCCGGTTGCCCAGTGGAAAGGGCGGTATCATCCTGCTGATTGTGGTGCTGGTCGCGGGGTATTACGGCGTGGATCTCACCGGTTTGATGACCGGAGAGCCTCTCCAGCAACAGCAATACTCTCAGCGCTCCATCAGCCCGAACGAAGATGAAGCGGCCAAATTTACCTCCGTTATTCTTGCGACCACAGAAGAAACCTGGGGCCAGCAGTTCGAGAAAATGGGGCGAACCTATCAGCAACCGAAACTGGTGATGTACCGCGGTGCGACGCGCACCGGATGCGGCACCGGACAGTCCGTGATGGGGCCGTTCTACTGCCCGGCGGACAGCACTGTCTATATCGATCTCTCATTTTACGATGACATGAAAAGCAAACTGGGTGCCGACGGCGATTTTGCTCAGGGCTATGTGATCGCGCATGAGGTCGGCCACCACGTGCAAAAATTGCTCGGCATCGAGCCTAAAGTACGTCAGCTTCAGCAGAATGCCTCCCAGGCGGAGGTGAATCGTCTTTCCGTGCGTATGGAGCTGCAGGCAGACTGCTTCGCCGGCGTCTGGGGCAATAGCATGAAACAGCAGGGTGTTCTGGAAACGGGCGACCTTGAAGAGGCACTGAATGCCGCGCAGGCCATTGGCGATGACCGTCTCCAGCAGCAAAGCCAGGGCAGAGTGGTGCCAGACAGTTTCACTCACGGTACATCGGAGCAGCGTTACAGCTGGTTTAAACGCGGCTTCGACAGCGGTGACCCTGCGCAATGTAATACCTTCGGCAAAGCGATGTAA